CGCGCGGATCGGTTTGTCTAGGTGATATACCAGTTCAGCGCCGCGAATGGACAACCCATCTACCGCAAAATCTCCGGCCTCAAGTTTTGCTGATTTAAGTCCAACCTTCAGCGCGCTCAAGCAGTTGCGCATCGAATCCACGTCTTCGGATGGCACGACGTAGTCGAGCAGCGCGCCGGCAAGCGGTTTGTAAACTTCCGCGAACGACGGCCCACAAGCCAGCAGATGTCCGCGCGCCTGTCTTGAATTTGAACTTGCCTGCGAAAAGCCCTGTGTTTTGGCTTCGAAGTAAATCGCCCGTCCGTCCGTGTGCCGCAGAACTGTCAACTCCGGCTCTGGGTTCAGATTGATTTCAAGTGATAGAGTCTGTGCAATAGATTCGATCTGGTTTCTCGCTTCCGTTGGGAATGGGAATGGTTGCTCAATGTAATGCAGTTGAAAGCCGTGCTCGTGGAAAAACGCGCGGACTCGGAAGCCATTTTGCGGCTGCTCTTTGGCCATCCAGACCAGCAGATTCAACTGGAAAACTGGGTCGCGGATGGCTTCTTCAGGATTCATTGTTGGCCGCTTTGAGATCCATTTTGTCGAGGAACGCTTCGAAGCGTTTACTGCCCAGCCATGCATCAATCTTGGGACAAACGTAGCGCTGAATGTTCGTCACAAGGCGATGAAACGTGTTGCCACAAGTTCCATGTGGTAGAATTGCAACCACTCCACGTTCCGTGAGTTCCATATTGATTGGCTGCCACAGATGACGATCCGCTCCGTAAACGTGAACCTTTGTTGGGCCGAGGCGAAGTGGCTCTCCCCAAAGTTTGAAAAGGCCATTCTTGCGAAACGCTCTGGAAATCCAAAAATCAAATGTTGGTTTCGACAGCGGCTCATCGAGAAAAGTGACAATGAGCGGAACACCGCCCCAACCTACAACCTTGCCCTGGTTCGCCTGCGGCTCTCCCCAAGCATGATCCTCGGTTGTCTCCAAGACGGACTTATAGATGCGGTAAAGATAGCGAGCGGTATTCCGGTGATCCTCAAAATTGTCTGCGCGATTTGTCACCTGGCCATGTTGAAACAACTCGTGACCACCTCGGCCAAGGTGAGATGGAATCCGAACAGAGAAAAGAGCGTTGAGAGGCGAGTAGCTGTCTTGCAAGGCGTCTAAAGATTTGCGGATGCGCCCGATGCAGTCTCCCATTTCGGAGCGGAACTTGCGCCTCTCCAATTCTGGAGACTCATCCGTCTCTGGTTCTTCGGCGAGAGCAGTTGCCTCTTCATCTTCTACTGCGTCCACAGCATCCTCTGGCAACTCGAACACGCTTTCATGCCTAAAAACCAGTTTGCCAAAGCGAAGATCCCCACGCAGCGATACATCCCTGTCCCAAAGCGCCTTTAGCAGTGGGCTGGTAAACCAAGCAAAGTCCAAATCGGGCGAACGCGTCGCCCATTTTGTGACTCGCTTTCGCGCGTTCAAGCTGTCCTCGGTTGTGTAGTAAGCGAAGAACCGTTCGTCGTATCGCTCCAAGTAACCGGTGATTGTCCGCATTGGCACTGCAGTTTCAGATTCTTTCACCAAATCCTCGACTGAGAAAAAGCTTTCGTCTATCTGAGTTGGCTCGGTATGCAAGTCCCTCCAGATTTCGGTGAGTGGTCTGACCTTCGCGCCGTTTCTTGAACTCACGTGCTCCAGCAAAAAAGTTTTAACCAGCGGAACACGCATACGCCCACGCTCAAGCCCTTCCTTCCCTTCAGCCGACAAACCGTTGAAAACACGATAAACCTCAAAGCGGTTTTTCGGCTTCTTCGGTAGTTTTGTCAGTGCGTTGGACACATGAACAAGTTAGCAGGTCATCGCAGCGACGAGAAGTGATGATTTTGTAGCCCGTTCAATCCAGCCGGCAATACGCCGCCAGGCCTTGCAATTCGCCCTCGCGACCGAAGCCGCTTTCCTTGTAGCCGCCGAACGGACTCGTCGGGTCGAACTTCTTATAGGTGTTCGCCCAGACGCCGCCGGCGCGCAGCTTGTTGACCATCTTGAATATCTTGCTGCCCTTGTCGGGCAGTTTCACCTGGCCTTGCGCTTGCCGCGTTTTTCCAACCAACGCGCAAAAGACTGCTGGCTTTCGCCCGATGGTTTGCCCAGCACCAGCCCTTCAATGCTGATGTCCTCGTCCAAGTCCGGCCAGTGGATGCCTTCGCCGCGACCGATGAAGCGCCAGTGGTTGCGTTCCTTGGCCGTGCCGTGCAACAGCCGCGGAAACCAAGCGAGCGGCGCGGTGATGGTGCGTCCGTCGGAAAGTGTCACCATCAGCGTGTCCGCGGTCACTTTTACGTTTTCGCCCGCGACAGCCCGTGGTTCATCCACCAAAGTATTCATTCCATTCCTCTAACAGTTCTTCGCGGTGCTTTTCAAGCAACCGCTGAATTCGATTGAGTTCAACGCTACCAAATCCACCGCTCCTTTGCAACCGCACCGGGTTGAGCCAGAACTTGGCGTTGCTCCGGTCGCGCTCGACGTGGATATGGGGCGGCTCGTCGCGATCGCCCGCGTAAAAGAAAAAACGATACGGCCCAATGCGCAAAACCGTCGGCATATAAATTTACACAACCATACGTTTTCAACTCTTGAACGCCGCCTTCCTAATCAACTGGTTCTTCCCGCAGCGGCCGAATGCACTGCGCGCTGTCTCGCCAGCCAACTGCAAACCGACTAACTCCACTTCAGCGTTTTCCACCCGCCATCGACTTGTCGGCGCTGGGATTCCAGAACTCCGCGTTCTCTGCGAAGAGTTTCGCGCCCATTTCCTTGAGCCGCGAGTCCGGGACTTTCTCCAGTTTCTCGTAGCAGGGATGGTGACTGGCTTTGTACGGATTGTTGTGTTTCGTGTTGTAGCAACAGATGAAGGACCAGCGAGGGTGCGGCGATTTGTTCTGGTCGGAAGCGTGCAGCGTGTTGCTGTGGAAGAACAACACGTCACCGGGATCAATTTCCACATAAACCAACTCCATGACTTTCTTCGCCTGCTCGACGCGTTCGGGGTCCGCCCCAGTCTGGTCGCCGTATTTGCCGTGCTCGATGCGGCCAAGTTTATGCGAGCCGCGCAACACCTGCATGCAACCGTTCTCGCGCGTGTTCGGATCGACCGCGATGAACGCCGACCCTAGATCGGGGAAGAGACAACCGTTCATGTACCAGTAGCCGTAATCCTGATGCCAATTCCACGCGCCGCCAGTGAACGGTTCCTTGATGCTCATCTTGGAGTGATAGTGATAAACTTCGTCGCCGAGCAATTGCTCCATCGTGTCCACGATGCGAGGACAGCGTGCCACCGAGCCATAAATATCCTCGCCGGCCTTGTTCCAGAGCACGAGTCTGATGGCCGCGCCCTGGCCGTCAGCGACTTCGTAGGCGTTCTTCTTCATCGCCGCGTCGGCCTTGGCCGCCGAGCGCAGGATGTCCATCTCTTCAGCGTCGAAGAGTGAGCGGAGAATTACATAGCCATCGCGATGGAATTGAGCGATCTGCTCGTCGGAAAGATTTTTCTTTGGCATAAGCTTGGGATGTTGAGTTCTGGCTTCCAAGATAAGGTTTCTGTCTCGAACTACAAGGTTGGATTTGCGTGCATCTGGAATTCCACATTTGCGCGATGCGCTCGGTTCCCCTTGGCTCACCGGACACGCTAAAGCGTGAACTCCAGCGTCGCGCACAGACCGTCTTCGTTGGAGTTCAACCTTCAGGTTGTTCCAGTCGGCAGCATGGTGAATCAAGTGCATTGCCCGATACGAGATTTCCAACGGCCCAACACTGGAGGCTCTCTTTTTTTGAGCGACTTGCGAGGTCGCAGTGTCCAACGAACTACCGAGCCGTAAACCACGTGCGGCGAGTCATCGATTGAGGAAAGGAATCTTATGCCTGAAGACGTTAATTTTGTTGAGCGATATGCCCGGGCGGAAACGCCGTGGGATTCCGGCAGACCGAGCGAGGAGTTGCTCCGGGTGTTGAACGCCGGGAAGCTGACGGGGAAAACGGTTCTGGAAATTGGCTGCGGCACGGGAACGAACGCCCTCGAACTGGCCCGGCGCGGATACACAGTGACGGCGGTGGATTACGTCGAGCAGCCGATCTTGGCGGCGCGCGAAAAGGCCAGGCAGGCCGGGGTGACGGTGGATTTCCGCGTGGCCGATGTGTTGAAGGACGACCTGGGCGGGCTGTATGATATTCTGTTCGACCGCGGCGTTTATCATCATCTCCGCACGGAGGACTTGAAGGGATTTCAAGAATTCCTCAAGCGCGCCACTCGTCAGGGCAGTTGGTGGTTGAGTCTGGCCGGCAACGCCAAGGAGAAGATTGAGAATGGCCCGCCGGTCGTTCAGGAAAACGAAATCCGTGCGGAGCTTGGACCGCTGTTTGAAATACTCGAGCTGCGCGAGTTCCGGTTCTCCACCGGTCAGAGTAATTTCCGTCCGCTCGCTTGGTCCATCCTCATGCGCCGCAAGTAGGGTGATGCTGGGTTCGAGCGGAGTTCCTCGCCCGTCACCCCATCCAATGTGGATTGCGCGCCGTCCCATCGAAGCGTTCGGTCGTCTTGAACTGTTCATAGCGCCCGGTCGCGGCGGCGGCCGATGTGCGAGCGAGCAATGCTGAAATCTCCGTCTTGCTCATCGGTTTGAACGTGCGCGCGGCCTCAAACGCCTGATCGAGAATTTTCATGCTGTCGATGCCGGTGATCACCGTCGAGGTCGGGAGGTTCATGGCATAGTGCAGGCACTCGATGGCCGAAGCCGTGTTGCTTCTCAGAATCGCCCCGCTGCCCATCGATTTCATTCCCAACACGCCGATCTGTTCCTTCACCAGCACGGGAAGAACTTTGTGCTCGAAACTCCGGAAGTGCGCGTCCATCACGTTCAATGGCATCTGCGCGGCATCGAAATGGAACTTGTGGTCGGCGGCGATCTCCAGCATCCGCAGATGTACGAGCGGATCCTTGTGCCCGGTAAAACCGATGTAGCGAATCTTGCCGGCCTTCTTCGCTTCCAACATGGCTTCGTGCGCGCCGCCTTCCGCGAAGACGCGGTCCGGGTCTTCGAGCCGGATGATTTCGTGATGCTGCATCAGGTCGATGCGGTCCGTATGCAACCGTTGGAGGCATTCATCGATTTGCTTCGCCGCCGCCGCTTTGCCGCGGCCGTCGATCTTGGTCATCAGAAAGACCTTGTCGCGATAGCCGTCGCGCAACGCCTTGCCCATGCGGATTTCACTGCCGCCGTCGTGATAATCCCAGCAGTTGTCCATGAAATTGATCCCGCGATCAATGGCGGTGCGAATGATGCGAATGCCTTCCTGCTCTTCTCTTGGCACGCCGATGTGATAGCCGCCCAAGCCGATGGCCGAAACCTTCTCGCCCGTGCGCCCCAATGTGCGGTAAGGCATTTCGCTTCTTGTTTCAACGGCCCAGCCGCGAGGATCGGCGGCAACGGCCACGCTGGTTGCGACCGCCAACTTGACGAACTCTCGTCGGGTGACACCGGCACCGCCGGCAGTTCGCTGTGTGTTACTGTCGAACGCGGTCGCTTGCAGAGACGGGGTGACTTCGAGCAAAGATTTTTTCATCGGACTCCTCCATTAGGTTCATGGTTCACTTTCCCGTTAACAAATTGGTTCCCCCTTGCGGGACGATTCTCAACGCTCCCGGAGCTTGCGGCGGCCCCAGCAGGCGAATGCGGCGATACTCCATTTGACCGCGGTCAGCCTCGAGACCGATGGGGCCGGTGGCCGGAAGTTGGAGCGCATCTTCCAGCACTTCCCCGTTGCAGGTGCAATGGGCGACATTCTTCCGCACCGTGATCTGGATTTCGTTCCAGTCTTGCGGTTTGTATTTCTTAAGTTCCTTGTAAGGGCCGGCGACGAGGTAATCGCGACACTGAAGCTGCGGTCCGCGGATGAAAATGCCGCTGTCCGCATTCACGCCAGCGCGGAATTCCAGCTTGAGATTGAAATCCCTTGGGAACTCGCGCGTTGTCCACAACGCCTGCTCCAGACGGGGAGTTTTGGGATTTACCACCAGGACGCCGTCCCTCACCGTGAAACGCCCGTCATCGCTTTGCGTCTTGCCGTCGAAATTATTCGTCTTGTAACCCCAGCCGGTGAGGTCCTTGCCGTTGAACAAACTGATGTAGCCAGGTTCGGGCTTGAAGTCGTCCGCGCGCGCCACGGTCAAGGCAGCCGAGGCGATAAACCACCCGACGATGCCGACACCAAAAGAAAGTGTTGAGGTCATAACTTTTGGAACTGGTCGCCACCGACACTGTGCGCGCGAGTCAGCCCGGGAGCAAGCGCGAAAAAAACCGAAATAAGCGTTGCCAACCCGGAGAGAATTCTCTAAATGGAACAACGCCTATGAGAACAATCCAATCGATTCTTTCGCTCGCGGTGTTGTCACTCTGCGGTGGTCTGCTTCACACCGAGGCGGCTCCCGTGGGACAACCGTCAATCACTCCTGAATTTAGCGCCGTTCTGCGCAGCGGCGATGTGCGCCGGCTCCGCGACGCGCTGGACCACGGTTCGCCCGCCAACGCCCGGGACGCACAGGGCAACACACCCCTGATGCTGGCTGCCGTCTATGCCGATTCTGCCTGCGTCAAGCTGCTGTTGGATCGTGGCGCGGAAGTCAACGTCTCCAATGCGGCGGGCGCGACTCCTTT
The Verrucomicrobiota bacterium DNA segment above includes these coding regions:
- a CDS encoding DUF2442 domain-containing protein — protein: MNTLVDEPRAVAGENVKVTADTLMVTLSDGRTITAPLAWFPRLLHGTAKERNHWRFIGRGEGIHWPDLDEDISIEGLVLGKPSGESQQSFARWLEKRGKRKAR
- a CDS encoding DUF4160 domain-containing protein, with the protein product MPTVLRIGPYRFFFYAGDRDEPPHIHVERDRSNAKFWLNPVRLQRSGGFGSVELNRIQRLLEKHREELLEEWNEYFGG
- a CDS encoding phytanoyl-CoA dioxygenase family protein, which encodes MPKKNLSDEQIAQFHRDGYVILRSLFDAEEMDILRSAAKADAAMKKNAYEVADGQGAAIRLVLWNKAGEDIYGSVARCPRIVDTMEQLLGDEVYHYHSKMSIKEPFTGGAWNWHQDYGYWYMNGCLFPDLGSAFIAVDPNTRENGCMQVLRGSHKLGRIEHGKYGDQTGADPERVEQAKKVMELVYVEIDPGDVLFFHSNTLHASDQNKSPHPRWSFICCYNTKHNNPYKASHHPCYEKLEKVPDSRLKEMGAKLFAENAEFWNPSADKSMAGGKR
- a CDS encoding methyltransferase domain-containing protein, giving the protein MPEDVNFVERYARAETPWDSGRPSEELLRVLNAGKLTGKTVLEIGCGTGTNALELARRGYTVTAVDYVEQPILAAREKARQAGVTVDFRVADVLKDDLGGLYDILFDRGVYHHLRTEDLKGFQEFLKRATRQGSWWLSLAGNAKEKIENGPPVVQENEIRAELGPLFEILELREFRFSTGQSNFRPLAWSILMRRK
- a CDS encoding aldo/keto reductase — its product is MKKSLLEVTPSLQATAFDSNTQRTAGGAGVTRREFVKLAVATSVAVAADPRGWAVETRSEMPYRTLGRTGEKVSAIGLGGYHIGVPREEQEGIRIIRTAIDRGINFMDNCWDYHDGGSEIRMGKALRDGYRDKVFLMTKIDGRGKAAAAKQIDECLQRLHTDRIDLMQHHEIIRLEDPDRVFAEGGAHEAMLEAKKAGKIRYIGFTGHKDPLVHLRMLEIAADHKFHFDAAQMPLNVMDAHFRSFEHKVLPVLVKEQIGVLGMKSMGSGAILRSNTASAIECLHYAMNLPTSTVITGIDSMKILDQAFEAARTFKPMSKTEISALLARTSAAAATGRYEQFKTTERFDGTARNPHWMG
- a CDS encoding DUF1080 domain-containing protein; this encodes MTSTLSFGVGIVGWFIASAALTVARADDFKPEPGYISLFNGKDLTGWGYKTNNFDGKTQSDDGRFTVRDGVLVVNPKTPRLEQALWTTREFPRDFNLKLEFRAGVNADSGIFIRGPQLQCRDYLVAGPYKELKKYKPQDWNEIQITVRKNVAHCTCNGEVLEDALQLPATGPIGLEADRGQMEYRRIRLLGPPQAPGALRIVPQGGTNLLTGK